From the genome of Gopherus evgoodei ecotype Sinaloan lineage chromosome 5, rGopEvg1_v1.p, whole genome shotgun sequence, one region includes:
- the LOC115651944 gene encoding probable N-acetyltransferase camello isoform X2, with protein sequence MADYRIRKYRDEDYEVVRELFATGMSEYVPALCVHVLKQPWVILVLACTFCILLTSSKSLLLPILAITLLLATGRQLLGYFWTMYIEHCLKEDLLDIKTTYMGSKDSCFWVAEADECVVGTVAARPSDDQEGELMLKRMSVRKDYRGLGVAKALCQAVICFAQQQGCHAVVLNTLMVQDEARLMYEHVGFAKYHDDVLPTVYGRLANVTISKYRYSVPRRS encoded by the coding sequence ATGGCAGACTATCGGATCCGCAAGTACAGAGACGAGGACTATGAGGTGGTGCGCGAGCTGTTTGCCACTGGGATGAGCGAGTACGTCCCCGCCCTGTGCGTGCACGTGCTAAAGCAGCCCTGGGTGATCCTAGTACTGGCCTGCACCTTCTGCATCCTGCTCACCAGCTCCAAGTCCCTCCTGCTGCCCATCCTGGCCATCACGCTGCTCCTGGCTACAGGGCGGCAGCTGCTTGGCTACTTCTGGACCATGTATATTGAGCACTGCTTGAAGGAGGACCTGCTGGACATCAAGACGACTTACATGGGTAGCAAGGACTCCTGCTTCTGGGTGGCAGAAGCAGATGAGTGTGTGGTGGGCACCGTGGCTGCCAGGCCATCTGACGATCAGGAGGGGGAGCTGATGCTGAAGCGGATGTCGGTGCGAAAGGACTACCGGGGGCTGGGCGTTGCCAAGGCGCTGTGCCAGGCAGTGATCTGCTTCGCCCAGCAGCAGGGCTGTCACGCTGTGGTGCTGAACACCCTGATGGTGCAGGATGAGGCCCGCCTGATGTATGAGCACGTGGGCTTCGCGAAGTACCATGACGATGTGCTGCCCACCGTCTATGGGAGACTGGCCAACGTCACCATCTCCAAGTACAGGTACAGCGTCCCCCGCAGGAGCTGA
- the LOC115651944 gene encoding probable N-acetyltransferase camello isoform X1, with amino-acid sequence MSQSCNGQSLRLALTLRNEQLLFSVTSVTLPFPLLIGLFPRAHCPPLSSVFVGTVRISVSCHLQGVSVCHGHTLSVFPPAPCERRGTEAPVHCLSQLRYKSGTEQGTMADYRIRKYRDEDYEVVRELFATGMSEYVPALCVHVLKQPWVILVLACTFCILLTSSKSLLLPILAITLLLATGRQLLGYFWTMYIEHCLKEDLLDIKTTYMGSKDSCFWVAEADECVVGTVAARPSDDQEGELMLKRMSVRKDYRGLGVAKALCQAVICFAQQQGCHAVVLNTLMVQDEARLMYEHVGFAKYHDDVLPTVYGRLANVTISKYRYSVPRRS; translated from the exons ATGTCTCAGTCCTGCAATGGGCAAAGCCTGAGGCTGGCTCTGACTCTGAGGAATGAGCAGTTGCTTTTCTCTGTCACTTCAGTCACCCTCCCATTCCCTCTGCTCATTGGCCTCTTCCCCCGAGCTCACTGTCCCCCACTCTCTTCTGTTTTTGTGGGGACAGTGAGAATTTCAGTGTCCTGTCACCTTCAGGGAGTGTCTGTCTGTCACGGTCACACCTTGTCTGTTTTCCCCCCCGCTCCATGTGAGAGGAGAGGAACTGAGGCTCCAGTCCATTGCCTTTCCCAGCTCAGATACAAATCGGGGACAGAACAG ggcACCATGGCAGACTATCGGATCCGCAAGTACAGAGACGAGGACTATGAGGTGGTGCGCGAGCTGTTTGCCACTGGGATGAGCGAGTACGTCCCCGCCCTGTGCGTGCACGTGCTAAAGCAGCCCTGGGTGATCCTAGTACTGGCCTGCACCTTCTGCATCCTGCTCACCAGCTCCAAGTCCCTCCTGCTGCCCATCCTGGCCATCACGCTGCTCCTGGCTACAGGGCGGCAGCTGCTTGGCTACTTCTGGACCATGTATATTGAGCACTGCTTGAAGGAGGACCTGCTGGACATCAAGACGACTTACATGGGTAGCAAGGACTCCTGCTTCTGGGTGGCAGAAGCAGATGAGTGTGTGGTGGGCACCGTGGCTGCCAGGCCATCTGACGATCAGGAGGGGGAGCTGATGCTGAAGCGGATGTCGGTGCGAAAGGACTACCGGGGGCTGGGCGTTGCCAAGGCGCTGTGCCAGGCAGTGATCTGCTTCGCCCAGCAGCAGGGCTGTCACGCTGTGGTGCTGAACACCCTGATGGTGCAGGATGAGGCCCGCCTGATGTATGAGCACGTGGGCTTCGCGAAGTACCATGACGATGTGCTGCCCACCGTCTATGGGAGACTGGCCAACGTCACCATCTCCAAGTACAGGTACAGCGTCCCCCGCAGGAGCTGA